One Sporomusaceae bacterium ACPt DNA window includes the following coding sequences:
- a CDS encoding Alkaline shock protein 23 has protein sequence MEKRDRMEKTEHNDVGSIRIADEVVGIIAGLAATEVSGVAGMSAGLVGGIAEMLGKKNLSKGVKVEVGEREAAVDLYIIVEYGVRIPDVALRVQENVKRAIESMTGLDVVEVNIHVQGVGFAPEGKEEDIRVR, from the coding sequence ATGGAAAAGCGGGATCGTATGGAAAAAACCGAGCATAATGATGTTGGCTCTATCCGGATTGCTGACGAAGTTGTTGGCATAATTGCCGGGCTTGCGGCAACCGAGGTGTCCGGAGTTGCCGGGATGAGTGCCGGGTTAGTTGGCGGCATAGCTGAAATGCTGGGTAAGAAAAACCTTTCCAAGGGTGTTAAGGTCGAAGTTGGCGAACGTGAAGCGGCAGTAGACTTATATATAATTGTTGAATATGGTGTGCGCATACCGGACGTGGCTTTGCGCGTTCAGGAAAACGTTAAACGGGCGATTGAATCTATGACTGGTTTGGATGTTGTTGAGGTTAACATCCATGTTCAGGGTGTGGGATTTGCTCCTGAAGGTAAAGAAGAAGATATTAGGGTAAGATAA
- the tsaD_2 gene encoding tRNA N6-adenosine threonylcarbamoyltransferase translates to MKYALGIDTSCYTTSVAILDEHQQLVADCRRILKVKTGSRGLQQSDMVFQHTRNLPALLAEACQNLTKPIRFKSIGVSAFPRPLPGSYMPAFLVGEGYAQTLALSHDVPLYRISHQENHVFAGIWSAGGPQAVSFLAVHLSGGTTEIVKVSPNLNAPNSKKLALEILGGSQDIHAGQLVDRIGVALGLNFPAGPCLEALAASARDRAVRIPVTVREASVSFSGPETYVHKLIAQGMDAAVIAAGVELCIARAITSMIKYAVNHTGLIDVLFVGGVTANSFIRSYLLEHLEHSGTAKLYFPASIYSPDNALGAAYYGLTS, encoded by the coding sequence ATGAAGTACGCTTTAGGGATAGATACCAGTTGCTATACAACTTCGGTAGCTATATTGGATGAACACCAACAATTAGTTGCCGATTGCCGGCGGATTCTAAAAGTCAAAACCGGTAGCCGGGGACTTCAGCAGTCAGACATGGTGTTTCAACACACCCGTAACCTGCCTGCTCTACTAGCCGAAGCTTGCCAAAACCTTACCAAGCCGATTCGGTTTAAATCCATTGGTGTGTCGGCATTTCCCCGACCTTTGCCGGGTTCCTATATGCCAGCCTTTTTGGTGGGTGAGGGGTACGCCCAGACATTGGCTCTCAGTCATGATGTTCCGCTATACCGGATCAGCCATCAAGAGAATCATGTTTTTGCCGGTATCTGGTCAGCCGGCGGTCCGCAGGCGGTTAGCTTTCTGGCTGTTCATTTATCGGGAGGTACAACCGAAATTGTTAAAGTGTCTCCTAACCTCAACGCGCCTAACTCAAAGAAGCTTGCTCTTGAGATACTCGGGGGTAGTCAGGACATTCATGCCGGACAACTCGTTGACCGCATCGGTGTTGCTTTGGGATTAAACTTTCCTGCCGGCCCATGCTTGGAAGCTTTGGCGGCGTCTGCCCGCGACCGTGCCGTAAGAATTCCGGTAACTGTCCGGGAAGCGTCAGTTAGTTTTTCCGGGCCCGAAACCTATGTACACAAACTTATCGCTCAAGGTATGGACGCAGCGGTCATTGCCGCCGGAGTGGAACTTTGTATAGCCCGGGCTATAACTTCCATGATAAAATATGCAGTTAACCATACCGGTCTAATTGATGTGCTATTTGTAGGCGGAGTAACGGCTAATAGCTTTATTAGAAGCTATTTATTGGAGCACCTGGAGCATTCGGGAACTGCCAAGCTGTACTTTCCTGCTAGCATTTATAGCCCTGACAATGCACTAGGCGCTGCTTACTATGGGTTGACCAGCTAA
- the nusB gene encoding Transcription antitermination protein NusB yields MSRRKAREMAIQALFQLDFNSGANSDDALNSVFSEYEDINENTRLYAKSLVEGTCKNLAAIDEYISQLSREWKIDRMAGVDRNIARMAIYEMKYSDERLQPGVAINEAVELAKTFGTEDSGRFINGVLGSIVKNRELS; encoded by the coding sequence ATGAGCCGTAGAAAGGCCCGTGAAATGGCTATTCAAGCATTATTTCAACTTGATTTTAACTCAGGTGCTAATAGTGATGATGCGCTTAATTCAGTGTTCAGCGAATATGAAGACATTAACGAAAATACCAGACTGTATGCAAAGTCACTGGTAGAAGGCACATGTAAAAACTTAGCTGCTATTGATGAGTACATATCTCAGTTATCCCGGGAATGGAAAATTGACCGCATGGCCGGTGTTGACCGTAATATTGCCCGTATGGCCATTTATGAAATGAAATACAGCGATGAGCGACTACAGCCGGGCGTTGCTATCAACGAAGCGGTTGAATTAGCAAAAACGTTTGGCACTGAAGATTCAGGCCGCTTTATTAACGGCGTTTTGGGGTCAATCGTAAAAAATAGAGAATTATCATGA